From a region of the Calliphora vicina chromosome 4, idCalVici1.1, whole genome shotgun sequence genome:
- the LOC135958463 gene encoding uncharacterized protein LOC135958463 — MWPSIVMMEYYGLMSGSIFFKQISLQTNQLPSVQVFCDVSKALEGISSDPTLKTTFTRDGNLLILTKNEAQANQFLKATTLSGICPIECLYHPSLNIIKGVIFAPTLRDLKEDEIKEGLKDQGVVDCKKITKFLDEAALKITDKQTYDIPIEDLHTAITERKNKLNKTTNPTPAAATSINTQITNSSTPNTQVTNITQTHTHTKESLLNLTTSINHLLNQHQTQTSNNISSITNLKNSNNATTPNIEIINVTNTSSKFAEQPSKTKDKSKQPEPIYNPKKITNRRNEIDSQDLTMEH; from the exons atgtggcctagcattgtcatgatggaatattacggtttgaTGTCTGGTAGCATATTCTTTAAACAAATCagtcttcaaacgaatcagttgccttCGGTACAGGTTTTCTGTGATG TATCCAAAGCACTGGAAGGTATCTCAAGCGATCCaactttaaaaacaacttttacaAGAGATGGCAACCTCCTCATCTTAACAAAAAATGAAGCCCAAGCAAATCAATTCCTAAAAGCAACTACTCTATCCGGTATCTGTCCCATAGAATGCTTGTATCACCCTTCTCTTAACATTATAAAAGGAGTTATTTTTGCACCAACTTTACGTGATCTCAAAGAAGATGAAATCAAAGAAGGCCTAAAAGATCAAGGAGTTGttgattgcaaaaaaattacaaaatttttagatg AAGCCGCACTCAAAATCACGGACAAACAAACATATGACATTCCAATTGAAGACTTACACACTGCtattactgaaagaaaaaacaaattaaataaaacaacaaatccTACTCCCGCTGCTGCTACTAGCATTAACACACAAATAACTAACTCATCAACACCAAACACACAAGTTACAAATATTACTCAAACACATACACATACTAAAGAATCTTTACTAAACCTCACAACATCAATTAACCATCTCTTAAATCAACACCAAACTCAAACATCAAACAACATCTCTTCTATAACaaatcttaaaaattcaaacaatgcaACCACTCCCAACATTGAAATCATTAACGTAACCAATACTTCTTCAAAATTTGCTGAACAACCGTCCAAAACCAAAGATAAATCCAAACAACCTGAACCAATatataatccaaaaaaaataactaacagACGTAATGAAATCGACTCACAAGACTTAACTATGGAACATTAA